A section of the Corynebacterium tuberculostearicum genome encodes:
- a CDS encoding ATP-dependent helicase → MVLPPSPQVRLVPRTQSATTRSWPVDLPESGSWKVTGAAGTGVSSFLIDTVIHALDKARETGADPSGILVIAPSKESGARLRRELSERLEDYAAQTSMVRSVHSLAFALLRTAAEEELRLITGAEQDAVIRELLTGQAEDGHGSWPAEMRPALEYVGFARQLRDFLLRSIERGLGPGDLERLGAEHGRPMWSAAGEFLREYEHVQLLSRAHSYSAAELVTAVLQRPQLLREHPFRTIIVDDAQLLDPTAGKLIREMAPQADLVVVGGDADQSVYAFRGASSRFLRDFPADHDIELTEPHRTPTPACISIVDSEGRLRDVVANTVRRRHLEDGVAWRDIAVIVRSTGDIGQMRRTLLAAGVPVHISPTDVVLAEQRLVSAVLLALRALEEDLSNSELEELLTGPVGGADPVTLRRLIRGLRRWDSTTRGIDSLRGLLYGELPDFNGQLTEREYSILERVRAVLSAGREALASGASVEEVLWAVWSATELDNRLQASALRGGATGSQADRDLDAMMALFDAAGDYVERRPDSSLHAFLTHITEQELPTGVRDRRTAIPQAVEIQTAHGAVGREWDTVIVAGAQEGSWPSLGETGSIFGQEDLIDLLDHDIDPDTPVSHVASRLAEERRLFHVATTRHRQRLLIAAVENPEGDTVSEPSRFISEFAGRGVDVPGQAARRQAKRALRRTQLPRELGLDVPEPAPVSVRDGLEVDPLDVAVLSVPAFVAQLRRVVTNPESGEVERKQAARQLARLAAADIPGAHPEQWWSARSVAAEVPLHTSGSLSPSRVEALLNCPLKAVLGNVAEDPSTEEHLLRGTLAHAFFEALGRGMDAEKAKLLVMEAFERIQDVPQWQLRFKLDEFSTLLDRAREWARQSEVNQELAGVEIPVGVRISEEVRIGGYMDRLLRDEEGNYLVVDLKTGRSKPAKKEGEDHVQLMTYQLALAHGAFDGHQVHDGEGMPRQGGVLVYPGATTKKIGELWQSDKSPEALEEFAALLPPLVEEMRGPRITARTNKDCDKCPIRSICPVQEEGRMTTDA, encoded by the coding sequence GTGGTCCTTCCACCGTCCCCGCAGGTGCGCCTCGTTCCCCGTACCCAGTCCGCCACGACCCGCAGTTGGCCTGTTGACCTGCCCGAATCCGGTAGCTGGAAGGTAACCGGTGCCGCCGGCACCGGTGTGTCCAGCTTCCTTATCGATACCGTCATTCATGCCTTGGATAAAGCCCGGGAGACCGGCGCGGATCCCTCTGGCATCCTCGTTATCGCTCCCTCAAAGGAGTCCGGCGCCCGGCTGCGCCGCGAGCTCTCTGAGCGGCTCGAGGATTACGCCGCACAGACCTCCATGGTGCGTTCCGTACACTCCCTCGCATTCGCGTTGCTGCGCACAGCGGCCGAGGAGGAGCTGCGACTTATCACCGGTGCGGAGCAAGACGCCGTCATCCGCGAGCTGCTCACTGGCCAAGCAGAAGACGGACATGGCTCGTGGCCCGCGGAAATGCGCCCCGCGCTGGAATATGTGGGCTTCGCCCGGCAGCTGCGCGATTTCCTTTTGCGCTCCATTGAACGCGGCCTGGGCCCGGGCGACCTAGAGCGCCTCGGCGCCGAGCACGGCCGCCCCATGTGGTCCGCGGCGGGTGAATTCCTGCGCGAGTACGAACACGTGCAGCTTCTTTCCCGCGCTCATTCCTATTCCGCTGCGGAATTGGTGACCGCAGTTCTTCAGCGCCCCCAGCTCCTGCGCGAGCACCCCTTCCGCACCATTATCGTCGATGATGCGCAATTGCTTGATCCCACTGCGGGCAAGCTCATTCGCGAAATGGCCCCGCAGGCGGATCTCGTGGTGGTGGGCGGCGATGCCGATCAGTCCGTCTATGCCTTCCGCGGTGCTAGCTCGCGTTTCCTGCGGGACTTCCCAGCTGACCACGACATCGAGCTAACCGAGCCTCACCGCACACCCACACCGGCGTGCATCTCCATCGTGGATTCGGAGGGCAGGCTGCGTGACGTCGTAGCCAATACTGTGCGCCGCCGCCACTTAGAAGACGGCGTGGCCTGGCGCGATATCGCCGTCATCGTTCGTTCAACCGGTGATATCGGGCAGATGCGCCGCACCCTCTTGGCCGCCGGCGTACCCGTGCACATTAGCCCTACCGACGTCGTCTTGGCCGAACAGCGTTTGGTCTCGGCCGTGCTGCTCGCCCTGCGCGCCTTGGAGGAAGACCTATCAAACTCTGAGCTGGAAGAGTTGCTTACCGGCCCCGTGGGTGGCGCCGATCCCGTCACCCTGCGCCGCCTTATCCGTGGTTTGCGCCGCTGGGATTCCACCACCCGGGGCATCGATAGCCTTCGCGGTCTTCTCTATGGCGAGCTCCCAGATTTTAATGGGCAACTCACTGAGCGCGAATACTCCATTCTGGAGCGTGTACGCGCGGTTCTTAGCGCCGGCAGGGAGGCACTCGCCTCTGGCGCCTCGGTGGAGGAGGTCCTCTGGGCCGTGTGGAGTGCAACTGAGCTCGATAACCGCCTGCAGGCTTCGGCGCTGCGCGGCGGCGCGACCGGCTCGCAGGCCGACCGCGACCTGGATGCAATGATGGCGCTTTTTGACGCCGCAGGTGACTACGTCGAGCGCCGCCCTGATTCATCGCTGCACGCCTTCCTGACGCATATCACGGAACAAGAGCTTCCCACCGGTGTGCGCGACCGCCGCACCGCTATTCCGCAGGCAGTAGAAATCCAGACTGCGCACGGTGCCGTGGGCCGCGAATGGGATACCGTCATCGTGGCCGGCGCACAGGAAGGAAGCTGGCCTTCGTTAGGGGAGACCGGCTCCATTTTCGGTCAAGAAGATCTCATCGATCTCCTCGACCACGATATTGATCCCGATACCCCCGTCAGCCACGTTGCCTCCCGTTTGGCAGAGGAGCGTCGACTCTTCCACGTCGCTACCACTCGCCACCGACAGCGCCTGCTCATTGCCGCTGTGGAAAACCCGGAAGGCGATACGGTCTCTGAGCCTTCGCGCTTCATCAGCGAATTCGCCGGCCGGGGAGTGGACGTGCCTGGTCAAGCTGCGCGTCGGCAAGCAAAGCGGGCGCTGCGCCGCACCCAACTCCCGCGCGAACTGGGCCTCGATGTGCCCGAACCCGCACCCGTGTCAGTGCGCGATGGGCTTGAGGTGGATCCCCTCGATGTGGCGGTACTGTCCGTGCCGGCTTTTGTCGCACAGCTGCGCCGCGTAGTTACCAATCCGGAATCCGGTGAGGTTGAGCGCAAACAAGCAGCGCGCCAGCTCGCTCGCTTAGCGGCCGCCGATATCCCTGGCGCCCACCCAGAGCAGTGGTGGTCTGCGCGCTCCGTTGCGGCTGAAGTGCCGCTGCATACCAGCGGTAGCTTGTCGCCTTCCCGTGTGGAAGCATTGCTCAACTGTCCACTCAAGGCTGTGCTCGGCAATGTGGCTGAGGACCCAAGCACCGAGGAACACTTGCTCCGCGGTACTTTGGCGCACGCCTTCTTTGAAGCCCTTGGCCGCGGCATGGACGCGGAAAAGGCCAAGCTATTGGTGATGGAGGCTTTCGAGCGCATTCAGGATGTACCGCAGTGGCAATTGCGATTCAAGCTCGATGAGTTTTCTACCTTGCTGGACCGCGCTCGCGAGTGGGCGCGCCAATCCGAGGTCAATCAAGAGCTTGCAGGCGTGGAAATCCCCGTAGGCGTACGTATCAGCGAGGAGGTGCGCATCGGCGGCTACATGGACCGTCTGCTTCGCGATGAAGAGGGAAATTACTTGGTGGTGGACCTCAAGACGGGGAGAAGCAAGCCGGCTAAGAAAGAGGGCGAGGACCATGTGCAGCTGATGACCTATCAGCTCGCGCTTGCCCACGGCGCATTTGACGGCCACCAGGTTCACGACGGCGAAGGCATGCCGCGCCAGGGCGGTGTGCTGGTGTATCCGGGTGCGACCACCAAAAAGATTGGTGAGCTTTGGCAAAGCGATAAGTCGCCGGAGGCCCTGGAAGAATTCGCCGCACTTCTGCCCCCGCTGGTGGAGGAGATGCGCGGCCCGCGCATCACTGCGCGCACCAATAAAGACTGCGATAAATGTCCAATTCGCTCCATCTGCCCCGTGCAGGAAGAAGGAAGGATGACCACCGATGCCTAA
- a CDS encoding ATP-dependent helicase, with protein sequence MPKSNFSPQQIAAALGKDFPPTEEQAHVIEGPFSPKLVVAGAGAGKTETMASRVVYLVANGYVRPEQVLGLTFTRKAAQQLEQRIRRQLIKLRDSGLIPPGGEVAEALENIAPKVATYDSYAGELVREYGLLVPVEPTARIITEAERYSLAYDVVRNYTGQLEDDRALATITETLLKFSQDIDNGLKDTSHIAQHARDFRADIDNLDKTQKNGPEYSKALLGYIQTQERRVQYVPLLEALKKEQSERQVITFGEQMAVAARVARDHPVVGKQQSQRYKVVMLDEYQDTSYAQRVLLRSLFGGDQEDLSVTAVGDPMQAIYGWRGATSENLTAFVEDFPVALGTPAPKDQLTTSWRNPSGALDLANSVAEGVFEGVERPVDELSAAPHKGEGEIQLAYFDSEVREREFVAEYLKEQWEKREGDTFSAAVLVRKNRHSAPIAAALDKAGVPNEIIGLGGLLWQPEIQDLVAIATMLVRPEDLPAAVRVLAGPICGLGISDIQALASRQRNLAGAREERLRWEPGMDPEEYLRAQLEDVTAEEPDQRVGLADALADLGERDRYTPQGLARMEEVSAKLRHLRTYSLSKPLVDIFADIEALFNIRTEVLARGSAGGATHLDKFADIVAGFHGDSLYALLDYFALALEKEDGLDLGEVPAATDRVQIMTAHKAKGLEWEHVCVVHADSSSYSAQAETFLTRIDKVPGDDDYIEVSEDAQKRSHFQNACEDFKNADSAIKAEESARLFYVALTRTESTLTVTGSGTNNLNGKNKKAPYEYLERLKEQFPQYVVEWSVPDEPSEDDYGESAQFPALQASPETVAGADLVLEAMEELPDLSRGETFELWEQEAGALIEEYKALQQPVVDVELPSELTASDMVALRADPLQFARRQRRPVPFKPNSYAKRGTAFHAWLEDRFGSPALLGEEELPGIDEPEDFDLEELKEAFLNSEWAERQPEHVEAPFEITIGEAVVRGRMDAVFRLEDGTWMVVDWKTGRPPQGEAMDAAKIQLAVYAEAWRRIHGGEKIRAAFYYVHDGYTFEPARLPRGEELKKLLESSVEYHKG encoded by the coding sequence ATGCCTAAGAGCAACTTTTCCCCACAGCAGATCGCTGCAGCCTTGGGCAAGGACTTTCCGCCTACCGAGGAACAAGCCCACGTCATCGAAGGCCCATTTAGCCCCAAACTCGTGGTTGCCGGCGCTGGTGCCGGCAAGACAGAAACCATGGCCTCGCGCGTGGTGTACCTGGTGGCCAATGGCTATGTGCGCCCGGAGCAGGTTCTCGGCCTGACCTTCACCCGTAAGGCCGCGCAACAGCTGGAGCAACGTATCCGCCGGCAGCTGATTAAATTGCGCGATTCCGGCCTCATCCCACCAGGCGGTGAGGTGGCAGAGGCGCTAGAAAACATTGCGCCGAAGGTGGCTACCTATGACTCCTATGCGGGAGAACTCGTTCGCGAATATGGACTCTTGGTTCCGGTAGAGCCCACCGCACGCATCATCACCGAGGCCGAGCGCTATTCCTTGGCCTACGATGTGGTGCGCAATTACACCGGTCAGCTGGAAGACGATCGCGCCCTAGCCACGATTACCGAGACCCTGCTGAAATTCAGCCAGGATATCGATAACGGACTCAAAGACACGAGTCACATCGCCCAGCATGCCCGCGATTTTCGGGCGGACATCGATAACCTCGATAAAACCCAAAAGAATGGCCCCGAATACTCAAAGGCGCTGCTGGGCTATATCCAAACACAGGAGCGCCGCGTGCAGTACGTGCCGCTGCTGGAGGCCCTGAAAAAGGAACAATCTGAGCGACAAGTCATCACCTTTGGCGAGCAAATGGCCGTCGCCGCGCGCGTCGCGCGCGACCATCCTGTGGTGGGAAAGCAGCAGTCCCAGCGCTATAAGGTCGTCATGCTAGACGAGTACCAAGACACCTCCTATGCCCAGCGCGTGCTTCTCCGCAGCCTGTTCGGAGGGGACCAAGAGGATCTTTCTGTTACGGCCGTGGGCGATCCAATGCAGGCCATTTACGGGTGGCGCGGTGCGACCTCTGAAAACCTCACTGCCTTCGTGGAAGACTTCCCGGTCGCGCTGGGCACACCCGCCCCGAAGGATCAGCTGACCACCTCTTGGCGCAACCCTTCTGGTGCGCTGGACTTGGCTAACTCAGTCGCGGAGGGGGTATTTGAAGGCGTAGAGCGCCCCGTGGACGAGCTTTCTGCCGCCCCGCATAAGGGCGAAGGCGAAATCCAGTTGGCGTATTTCGACAGCGAGGTTCGCGAGCGCGAGTTCGTCGCCGAGTACCTGAAAGAGCAGTGGGAAAAGCGCGAGGGAGATACCTTCAGTGCGGCGGTTTTGGTGCGTAAAAATAGGCACTCCGCACCCATCGCTGCGGCCCTGGACAAAGCGGGCGTACCCAATGAAATCATTGGTCTCGGTGGCCTGCTGTGGCAGCCAGAAATCCAGGACCTTGTAGCTATTGCCACCATGCTCGTGCGCCCAGAAGACTTGCCTGCGGCAGTGCGGGTGCTGGCAGGGCCGATTTGTGGCCTGGGAATCAGTGATATTCAAGCGCTCGCTTCCCGCCAACGAAACCTGGCCGGCGCGAGGGAGGAGCGCTTGCGCTGGGAGCCGGGGATGGACCCGGAAGAATACTTGCGTGCGCAGCTGGAAGATGTCACCGCTGAGGAGCCGGATCAGCGCGTCGGCCTTGCCGACGCCCTGGCAGATTTAGGTGAGAGGGACCGCTATACCCCGCAAGGCCTCGCCCGTATGGAAGAGGTTTCTGCCAAACTGCGACACCTGCGCACCTATTCTCTTTCCAAACCGCTGGTGGACATCTTCGCCGATATTGAAGCGTTGTTTAATATCCGCACCGAAGTCCTTGCGCGTGGAAGCGCAGGGGGAGCAACACATCTGGATAAATTTGCCGATATTGTCGCGGGCTTCCACGGTGATTCCTTGTATGCGCTCTTGGATTACTTTGCGTTAGCGCTCGAAAAAGAAGATGGCCTAGACCTCGGCGAGGTTCCCGCCGCCACTGACCGCGTGCAGATTATGACTGCGCACAAGGCCAAGGGCTTGGAATGGGAACATGTCTGCGTGGTGCATGCGGATTCGTCGAGCTATAGCGCACAAGCAGAAACCTTCCTGACCAGGATCGATAAGGTCCCGGGGGACGATGACTATATTGAGGTCTCGGAGGATGCCCAAAAGCGCTCGCATTTCCAAAACGCCTGCGAGGACTTTAAGAACGCAGATAGCGCCATCAAGGCGGAAGAATCGGCGCGCCTTTTTTATGTGGCGCTGACGCGTACCGAATCCACCCTGACCGTTACCGGTTCGGGCACCAATAACCTCAATGGAAAGAATAAGAAGGCTCCCTATGAATACCTAGAGCGCCTGAAAGAGCAATTCCCGCAGTACGTGGTGGAGTGGTCCGTCCCCGACGAGCCCTCTGAGGATGATTATGGGGAGAGCGCCCAATTCCCAGCGCTGCAGGCCAGCCCAGAGACAGTCGCCGGGGCGGACCTGGTACTTGAAGCTATGGAAGAGCTCCCAGACCTAAGCCGCGGTGAAACCTTTGAGCTGTGGGAGCAGGAAGCTGGCGCGCTCATTGAGGAGTACAAGGCGCTGCAACAGCCGGTGGTAGACGTTGAGCTACCCAGCGAGCTGACCGCCTCTGACATGGTTGCGCTGCGGGCAGACCCGCTTCAGTTTGCCCGCAGGCAACGCCGCCCCGTGCCGTTTAAGCCGAATTCCTATGCCAAGCGCGGTACCGCCTTCCACGCGTGGTTGGAGGACCGCTTCGGCAGCCCGGCACTATTGGGAGAGGAAGAACTTCCAGGTATTGATGAGCCGGAGGACTTCGATTTGGAAGAGCTCAAGGAGGCCTTCCTGAACTCCGAGTGGGCCGAGCGCCAACCGGAGCACGTGGAGGCGCCCTTTGAAATCACCATCGGTGAGGCCGTGGTGCGCGGGCGCATGGATGCGGTATTCCGCTTGGAGGACGGCACCTGGATGGTGGTGGACTGGAAGACCGGCCGCCCACCCCAGGGAGAAGCCATGGATGCTGCCAAGATACAGCTAGCGGTGTATGCAGAGGCCTGGCGCCGCATCCACGGCGGGGAAAAGATTCGTGCCGCATTTTATTATGTGCACGATGGCTATACCTTCGAGCCTGCCCGCCTGCCGCGTGGGGAAGAGCTGAAGAAACTCCTTGAATCGTCAGTTGAGTACCACAAGGGCTAA
- a CDS encoding potassium channel family protein: protein MAKKRAQAMKSRFRSRFLPQVELSSQPDHALIDVITVPRDENSSPWRQLGKRVLWAFGIVVFVTAVVYVDGGGYSEDMSLLDSAYYAAVSLTTVGYGDIVPVSPQARLINLTLITPARLIFLVLLVGATLSVLTDKARRTFQIQNWRKQLRNHTVVIGYGTKGAGAVAALLADDVPSSQIVVIDTNRASLAHAEHHGLVTIFGSGTKQDVLKIAGVEHASSIVVTPSTDDTAVLCCLSVRELAPKAKIVASVRESENRHLLLQSGADSVVTSAETAGRLLGLATVTPTVVEMMEDLLSPNEGFSVAERAVREFEVGSNPRHLADIVLAVLRNNELHRVDTADASALKPGDRLLYIKHEMEQPIEVMDDDDED, encoded by the coding sequence GTGGCCAAAAAACGTGCGCAGGCAATGAAGTCACGCTTTAGAAGTCGCTTCTTGCCGCAGGTCGAGCTGTCCTCGCAGCCGGACCACGCGCTCATTGATGTCATTACGGTGCCGAGGGATGAAAATTCCAGCCCGTGGCGTCAGTTGGGCAAGCGTGTGCTGTGGGCTTTTGGCATCGTTGTCTTCGTGACCGCAGTGGTCTATGTGGACGGCGGTGGGTATAGCGAGGACATGTCGTTATTGGACTCCGCCTACTATGCGGCGGTGTCCCTGACCACCGTGGGTTACGGCGATATCGTGCCCGTGTCCCCGCAGGCCAGGTTAATTAACTTAACGCTTATTACCCCTGCCCGCCTGATCTTCCTTGTTTTATTGGTTGGCGCGACCTTGTCCGTGTTGACGGATAAGGCCCGCCGTACTTTCCAAATCCAGAACTGGAGAAAGCAATTGCGTAACCACACCGTCGTTATCGGTTATGGCACCAAGGGCGCCGGAGCCGTGGCCGCGCTGCTGGCCGATGATGTTCCGTCCTCCCAGATCGTGGTCATCGATACCAACCGTGCGTCCCTCGCTCACGCCGAGCACCACGGATTGGTCACCATCTTTGGTTCCGGCACCAAGCAGGACGTGCTAAAGATCGCTGGGGTAGAGCATGCCAGCTCCATCGTCGTTACCCCATCCACGGACGATACCGCGGTGCTGTGCTGCCTCTCCGTGCGAGAGCTTGCGCCCAAAGCCAAGATCGTGGCGTCGGTGCGCGAGTCTGAGAACCGTCACCTCTTGCTTCAATCTGGTGCGGATTCCGTGGTCACCTCTGCGGAGACGGCCGGTCGACTGCTGGGCCTGGCCACCGTCACCCCGACGGTGGTGGAGATGATGGAAGACCTGCTTTCACCCAACGAGGGTTTCTCCGTAGCCGAGCGCGCCGTGCGCGAATTCGAGGTGGGCTCCAACCCACGCCACCTGGCAGATATCGTGCTGGCCGTCCTCCGCAATAACGAGCTGCACCGCGTGGATACCGCGGATGCCTCCGCGCTGAAGCCGGGCGACCGCCTGCTCTACATCAAGCATGAGATGGAGCAACCCATTGAGGTCATGGACGATGATGACGAGGATTAA
- a CDS encoding NAD(+) diphosphatase: MFLPVTPHGQVPVTAAGEPVLVEKVPGGVGKHAVVDLGTLQACAYPEDGASELGRLESATFFADQPVILQAIALIRNRREQRFDPRTGHKLDYPAPGIVGRDPLDERRMVFPRLDPAVIGLIRLSGTDRILLARNRRRTSFFSLIAGYVEPGETAEAAFAREALEETGRKVEDIRYWGSQAWPPSGSLMLGFCARTADVHPTCHTDGELEEIRWVERAELPELKLPRPGSIAHTMIMEWYHGD; this comes from the coding sequence ATGTTCCTCCCAGTAACCCCTCATGGCCAGGTTCCGGTTACGGCAGCGGGGGAGCCGGTGCTGGTGGAGAAGGTTCCCGGGGGCGTCGGCAAGCACGCAGTAGTGGACCTAGGTACCCTGCAGGCGTGCGCGTATCCGGAGGACGGTGCTAGCGAGCTGGGCCGGCTAGAAAGCGCAACGTTCTTTGCGGACCAGCCGGTGATTTTGCAAGCCATTGCGCTGATCCGCAATCGGCGCGAGCAGCGCTTTGATCCGCGAACTGGCCACAAGCTGGATTACCCAGCACCGGGAATCGTTGGGCGCGATCCCTTGGACGAGCGCCGGATGGTTTTCCCACGCCTAGATCCTGCCGTTATCGGGCTTATTCGCCTCAGCGGCACCGACCGGATTTTGCTGGCGCGCAATCGCCGCCGCACTAGCTTCTTTTCGCTGATCGCCGGCTACGTTGAGCCGGGCGAGACCGCAGAGGCTGCTTTTGCACGCGAGGCCCTGGAAGAAACCGGGCGCAAGGTGGAAGATATTCGCTATTGGGGCTCGCAGGCGTGGCCGCCGAGTGGCTCTCTTATGCTGGGCTTTTGTGCGCGCACGGCTGATGTCCACCCCACCTGCCATACTGATGGGGAATTGGAAGAAATCCGGTGGGTGGAGCGCGCCGAGCTGCCTGAGCTTAAGCTTCCTCGTCCGGGTTCAATTGCACACACGATGATTATGGAGTGGTATCACGGTGACTAA
- a CDS encoding ATP-dependent DNA helicase UvrD2, giving the protein MTKPDLSLLDEDQLRAATAPRGPVCILAGAGTGKTRTITYRIANLVDQGFVSSQRVLAVTFTARAAGEMRDRLRTMGVAGVQAQTFHAAARRQLKYFWPQVAGDLPWQLLDNKFPLVARAVRSVGLDNSKDMIRDVLAEIEWAKSALVSAEDYESVIATTDRSAPADPAKVAEAFRRYEQSKATPDMMHLDFDDLLMHIAGAIENVPAIAETFREQYRTFVVDEYQDVTPLQQRVLNAWLGERDDLTVVGDANQTIYSFNGASPDYLLNFSRTYPDGTVVKLQRDYRSTPQVTDLANRVIGKATGRAAGTRLELQGMREPGPEPTFKAYESEEIEAQEVAGQVLTLLDQGVPASEIAILYRINAQSEQFEQALADAGVVYQVRGGEGFFRRPEILEAIRVLIAATRREDLPDDPVAIARAAFVELGLSSTEPQGAQARERWQSLNALVGLIEKIVESTPGIDLNGVLGELRRRSTDKQAPAMEGVTLATVHAAKGLEWDAVFLVGLTEKLMPINHAIKAGDEQVEEERRLFYVGITRAREHLALSWALAKTTGSRASRERTRFLDGIVPAAEDASGGSSRARRPKRCRVCSGPLGTPAEKVIGRHEDCEGGGDEEVFAALRSWRSQIARQEKVPAYVIFSDATLQAISEELPSDEAEMLSISGVGPSKLERYGAQVLEVIRSVRS; this is encoded by the coding sequence GTGACTAAGCCGGATTTGTCCCTGCTGGATGAAGATCAGCTGCGCGCGGCCACGGCGCCGCGCGGGCCCGTGTGCATCTTGGCCGGCGCGGGTACGGGCAAGACCCGCACTATTACCTATCGCATTGCCAACTTGGTCGACCAAGGCTTTGTCAGCTCGCAGCGCGTACTTGCGGTGACCTTCACGGCGCGAGCGGCCGGAGAAATGCGCGATCGCCTGCGCACCATGGGCGTGGCCGGCGTGCAGGCGCAGACCTTCCACGCGGCGGCGCGCCGCCAGTTGAAGTATTTCTGGCCGCAGGTAGCAGGAGATCTTCCGTGGCAACTGCTGGATAATAAATTCCCCCTAGTTGCCCGCGCGGTGCGCTCGGTGGGGCTAGATAATTCCAAGGACATGATTCGAGACGTCCTGGCGGAGATCGAGTGGGCTAAGTCCGCGCTGGTCAGTGCCGAAGATTATGAGTCCGTGATCGCCACTACGGACCGCAGTGCACCGGCCGATCCGGCCAAGGTGGCAGAGGCTTTCCGCCGCTACGAGCAGTCCAAGGCCACGCCGGACATGATGCACTTGGACTTCGATGACCTGCTCATGCACATCGCGGGTGCCATCGAGAATGTGCCGGCGATTGCGGAGACCTTCCGCGAGCAGTACCGGACCTTTGTCGTCGATGAGTACCAGGATGTTACCCCGCTGCAGCAGCGGGTGCTCAACGCCTGGTTGGGCGAGCGCGATGACCTTACCGTGGTGGGTGATGCTAACCAGACCATTTATTCCTTCAACGGTGCCTCCCCGGACTACCTGCTCAATTTTTCCCGCACGTACCCGGATGGCACCGTGGTCAAGCTGCAGCGCGACTACCGCTCTACGCCGCAGGTAACGGACCTGGCCAACCGGGTTATTGGCAAGGCCACCGGCCGCGCGGCGGGCACGCGCTTGGAGCTGCAGGGCATGCGCGAGCCCGGCCCAGAGCCCACCTTCAAGGCCTATGAGTCCGAAGAGATCGAGGCCCAAGAGGTGGCCGGCCAGGTCCTTACTCTGCTGGATCAGGGTGTGCCGGCCTCCGAGATTGCCATCCTTTACCGCATCAATGCCCAGTCGGAGCAGTTTGAGCAGGCGCTTGCCGACGCCGGAGTGGTCTACCAAGTCCGCGGCGGCGAGGGCTTTTTCCGCCGCCCGGAAATCCTGGAGGCTATCCGCGTGCTTATCGCCGCGACCCGCCGCGAGGACCTGCCGGATGACCCGGTGGCGATTGCCCGCGCCGCGTTTGTCGAGCTGGGTTTGAGTTCCACCGAGCCGCAGGGCGCCCAGGCCCGCGAGCGCTGGCAGTCCCTTAATGCACTGGTAGGGCTCATTGAAAAGATTGTGGAATCAACTCCTGGCATCGATCTCAACGGGGTGCTCGGGGAGTTGCGCCGGCGCTCTACCGATAAGCAGGCCCCAGCCATGGAAGGCGTGACGCTGGCTACCGTGCACGCCGCCAAGGGCTTGGAATGGGATGCGGTATTCCTCGTGGGGCTAACGGAAAAGCTCATGCCCATCAACCACGCCATTAAGGCTGGCGATGAACAGGTGGAAGAGGAGCGCCGCCTTTTCTACGTCGGCATTACCCGCGCTCGTGAGCACCTCGCGCTGTCGTGGGCGTTGGCGAAGACTACCGGCTCGCGGGCCTCGCGCGAGCGCACCCGCTTCCTCGATGGCATCGTCCCGGCGGCCGAAGATGCCTCCGGGGGAAGCTCCCGCGCGCGCCGCCCGAAGCGGTGCCGTGTGTGCTCTGGCCCGCTGGGAACACCGGCGGAAAAGGTCATCGGCCGCCATGAAGATTGTGAAGGCGGCGGCGATGAAGAGGTCTTTGCCGCCTTGCGCTCGTGGCGCTCCCAGATTGCACGTCAGGAAAAGGTACCGGCGTATGTCATCTTTTCCGATGCCACCCTGCAAGCGATTTCGGAGGAACTGCCCTCCGATGAGGCAGAGATGCTGTCCATTTCTGGCGTAGGCCCTAGCAAGCTGGAGCGCTACGGCGCCCAGGTACTAGAGGTTATTCGTTCGGTTCGCAGCTAG
- a CDS encoding M48 metallopeptidase family protein — MSSMQPVAPQSPEVKVIRSAKRKKTVQARMVSGVLEVRIPAWMSARDEREAVADMLARVEKKQGSGRRTDAQLEERARRLNAAYLDGRATIGSIRWVSNQNTRWGSCTTSTADIRLSDRLQQVPDYVLDSVIIHELTHTFIPRHGRDFWQWADRAPHAERAKGYLEAYQRWGC, encoded by the coding sequence ATGTCGAGCATGCAGCCTGTCGCACCGCAGTCCCCAGAGGTCAAAGTCATTCGCTCTGCCAAGCGGAAGAAAACCGTGCAGGCGCGCATGGTGTCCGGGGTGCTCGAGGTGCGCATTCCCGCGTGGATGTCCGCGCGCGATGAGCGCGAAGCCGTCGCAGACATGTTGGCGCGGGTGGAAAAGAAACAGGGCAGTGGCCGCCGCACGGACGCCCAGCTCGAGGAACGTGCGCGGCGGCTCAACGCGGCGTATTTAGATGGCCGTGCAACCATTGGCTCTATTCGGTGGGTGAGCAATCAAAATACGCGGTGGGGTAGCTGTACTACCTCCACCGCGGATATTCGGCTGAGCGACCGGCTGCAACAGGTGCCGGACTATGTGCTGGATTCAGTGATTATTCACGAGCTCACCCACACCTTCATCCCGCGCCATGGGCGGGATTTTTGGCAGTGGGCGGACAGGGCGCCCCACGCCGAGCGGGCGAAGGGCTATCTTGAGGCCTATCAGCGCTGGGGCTGCTAG